In Oscillatoria sp. FACHB-1407, a genomic segment contains:
- a CDS encoding ribbon-helix-helix protein, CopG family, with translation MCLIEVPTDKARVATYIEEELKQKLERLAALEDRSVSNFLERLIRQVVEQAEKEGKL, from the coding sequence ATGTGTTTAATTGAAGTGCCTACTGATAAAGCCAGAGTAGCCACCTATATAGAGGAGGAACTGAAGCAGAAACTAGAGCGGTTAGCCGCTCTAGAGGATCGAAGCGTGAGCAATTTCTTAGAACGTCTGATTAGGCAAGTTGTCGAACAGGCTGAAAAGGAAGGCAAACTCTAG
- a CDS encoding MerR family transcriptional regulator translates to MQLSLLVTAMSDSNLLAIGEVATALSRSIDTIRRWDRQGWLKPSVRQWDGTRLYRADYVAHFKRLLAQGAAPKEALEQIYAQYHTQPEKITAEAS, encoded by the coding sequence ATGCAACTGTCTTTATTGGTGACTGCCATGAGTGATTCAAATCTTCTGGCGATCGGTGAGGTAGCAACTGCCCTAAGCCGGAGCATCGATACAATTCGACGGTGGGACCGGCAAGGCTGGCTGAAACCAAGCGTCCGCCAATGGGACGGAACACGGCTCTACAGAGCTGATTACGTTGCTCACTTTAAACGCTTACTGGCGCAGGGCGCTGCTCCAAAGGAGGCACTCGAACAAATCTACGCTCAGTACCATACACAACCCGAGAAGATTACAGCCGAAGCAAGTTGA
- a CDS encoding DNA cytosine methyltransferase, whose product MLKDKRQKRIKPTVLDLFCGAGGMSLGFQSAGCEILGGVDSNPYAIKTHHKNFPDCIVKLPPTDITKLKFPKLGLHPGDVDILIGGPPCQVFSRVGIGKMRSLNRDVERDPRNFLYRYFVDALEYFQPLFFVMENVDFLEEKPIFRKIIKQLEKGRRRKLKIYPGYRVYYRVLVASQYGVPQIRKRLFIVGVREDLDVEYVFPRPSRHNPISVEEAISDLLPLTPPYIPLKEKSSGPKQLDTKKPYRCAPQSSYQELMRKEVAKLKEPDGVMNHICRAHNPVDMICFAMLGQGKKYLDLPENMRRYKWDSFDDKYKRLSWKEPSWTLTAHMRKDCLAYIHPQQNRSISVREAARIQSFPDDFVFDAPMTRMFELVGNSVPPLLARAVAKPIVKLVKHLRSLIRQSENLIQNITFGSKVQLNVI is encoded by the coding sequence ATGTTGAAAGATAAGAGACAGAAGCGAATTAAACCAACTGTCCTGGATCTCTTTTGTGGTGCAGGGGGAATGAGTCTTGGTTTTCAGAGTGCTGGCTGTGAAATTTTAGGAGGAGTTGATTCCAATCCTTATGCAATCAAAACACACCACAAAAATTTTCCTGACTGTATTGTCAAGCTGCCGCCAACAGATATTACTAAGCTGAAGTTCCCTAAGCTTGGACTTCATCCAGGAGATGTTGATATTTTGATTGGTGGACCTCCTTGTCAAGTCTTTTCGAGAGTTGGAATTGGCAAAATGAGATCTCTTAATAGAGATGTAGAGAGAGATCCTAGAAACTTCCTTTACAGATATTTTGTTGATGCTCTGGAATATTTTCAGCCTCTGTTCTTCGTGATGGAAAACGTTGATTTTTTAGAGGAAAAACCTATCTTTCGGAAAATCATCAAACAGCTTGAAAAAGGCAGAAGACGCAAGCTCAAAATATACCCTGGTTATAGAGTTTATTATCGTGTGTTGGTCGCATCGCAGTATGGAGTACCTCAAATTAGAAAACGTCTTTTCATTGTCGGGGTGCGTGAGGATCTGGATGTAGAGTATGTTTTTCCACGCCCATCAAGGCATAATCCAATTTCTGTAGAGGAGGCAATTAGTGACTTATTGCCTCTAACTCCGCCGTACATTCCTTTGAAGGAAAAAAGCAGCGGTCCAAAACAATTAGATACTAAAAAACCATACCGCTGCGCTCCCCAATCCAGCTATCAGGAGTTAATGCGGAAAGAAGTAGCAAAATTGAAAGAACCCGATGGGGTTATGAACCATATCTGTCGTGCCCATAATCCAGTAGACATGATCTGTTTTGCCATGTTGGGACAAGGAAAGAAATATCTTGACTTACCCGAAAATATGCGGCGTTACAAATGGGATAGCTTTGATGATAAATACAAACGACTGTCCTGGAAGGAGCCTTCATGGACTTTAACAGCCCACATGAGAAAAGACTGTTTGGCTTATATTCATCCTCAACAAAATCGTAGTATTTCTGTTAGAGAAGCTGCAAGAATACAGAGTTTTCCAGATGATTTTGTGTTTGATGCACCGATGACAAGAATGTTTGAGCTTGTTGGTAATTCAGTTCCTCCTCTTCTAGCAAGAGCAGTTGCGAAGCCGATTGTAAAACTTGTCAAACATTTGAGATCTTTAATCAGACAATCGGAGAACTTGATTCAAAATATTACTTTTGGTAGCAAAGTTCAGCTTAATGTAATCTGA
- a CDS encoding AIPR family protein, whose translation MSDDADFSQFAENFRQEVINNAEGGNDNGGASFREDEFTRLMVEYLTEAGEIEDGHICYHSARGIKVNGYSILEEEDCLDLFVSIYTQSIPPVTVRKDEVEAAFRRLLVFLQQAVKGYHKSIEEASCVFDMAQLIYKLKHQLSRVRLFLFTDGLTTVKHKQNLVKDGITYSFNIWDIQRTYRCVTSGQQREAIEINFQSQYGFPIPCLPMPESNIDYNACLAIIPGEILCKLYEEYGSRLLERNVRSFLQVRGKVNKGIRQTILKEPHRFLAYNNGISATAEEVRFVELPDGGQGIIWLRDLQIVNGGQTTASIYQAARKDKADISKIYVQAKLTIVAPEQVDEIVPLISRYANNQNKVSEADFSANDPFHVKIEEFSRTVWAPAVDGTQRQTRWFYERARGQYLNAKGRESTLAKQRAFTAMHPVGQKFTKTDLAKFEQTWEQLPHIVSLGAQKNFCRFTLRIAERDGVEIDENYFKRLIAKAILFRGTEKIVQKEEFGGYRANIVTYTLSYLSYRAEQDVDLYLIWRQQSIPEALEQSIVMISRRVHHAITNPPDGRNVTEWCKKEACWKSIKTISIELPFKGLNGNH comes from the coding sequence ATGAGTGATGATGCAGATTTTTCTCAATTTGCAGAAAACTTTAGACAGGAAGTTATTAATAACGCTGAGGGCGGTAATGACAACGGAGGTGCTTCTTTTCGAGAGGACGAATTTACACGACTCATGGTTGAGTACCTCACTGAGGCAGGTGAAATTGAAGATGGTCACATCTGTTATCACAGTGCTCGTGGTATTAAAGTTAATGGCTACAGCATTCTTGAGGAGGAAGATTGCCTTGACTTATTTGTGTCAATTTACACACAATCTATCCCTCCAGTAACCGTTCGTAAAGATGAAGTAGAAGCCGCGTTCCGCAGACTGCTTGTTTTTCTACAACAAGCAGTCAAAGGTTATCACAAGTCCATAGAGGAAGCATCATGCGTGTTTGATATGGCTCAGTTGATTTATAAACTGAAGCATCAATTGAGTCGAGTTCGGCTATTCCTTTTTACTGATGGACTTACAACTGTAAAACACAAACAGAATCTAGTTAAAGATGGTATAACGTATTCCTTCAACATCTGGGATATTCAAAGAACATATCGATGTGTTACTTCAGGACAACAAAGAGAAGCAATAGAGATCAACTTTCAATCTCAATACGGTTTTCCAATTCCATGCCTTCCGATGCCGGAATCAAATATTGACTACAATGCCTGCCTTGCAATTATTCCTGGCGAGATTCTTTGTAAACTCTATGAAGAATACGGATCAAGGCTACTTGAGCGTAACGTACGCTCTTTCTTACAAGTTAGAGGAAAAGTTAACAAGGGAATTCGCCAGACAATTCTTAAAGAGCCACATCGCTTCCTGGCTTACAATAACGGAATCTCAGCAACTGCTGAAGAAGTTAGATTTGTTGAACTGCCCGATGGTGGACAAGGAATCATCTGGTTGCGCGATTTGCAAATCGTCAACGGTGGGCAAACTACTGCATCAATTTACCAGGCAGCCAGAAAAGATAAAGCTGATATCTCTAAAATCTATGTTCAGGCAAAGCTTACTATAGTAGCCCCTGAGCAGGTAGACGAAATTGTACCGCTCATTTCCCGGTATGCCAACAACCAGAACAAAGTAAGCGAAGCTGATTTCTCTGCCAATGATCCTTTTCACGTCAAAATTGAGGAGTTTTCCCGCACCGTTTGGGCACCTGCTGTAGACGGAACACAGAGACAAACTCGCTGGTTCTACGAAAGAGCAAGAGGGCAATATCTTAATGCAAAAGGCCGTGAGTCAACCCTAGCAAAACAAAGAGCTTTTACAGCGATGCACCCAGTGGGACAGAAGTTTACCAAGACGGATCTAGCCAAATTTGAGCAGACATGGGAACAACTCCCTCATATTGTGAGCTTAGGTGCTCAGAAGAATTTTTGTAGGTTTACATTGCGTATAGCTGAACGAGATGGAGTAGAAATTGATGAAAACTACTTCAAGCGTCTTATTGCAAAAGCCATTCTCTTTAGAGGCACAGAGAAGATTGTTCAAAAAGAAGAATTTGGTGGCTATCGTGCCAACATTGTCACCTATACTCTTTCCTACCTCAGCTATAGAGCTGAACAAGATGTTGATTTATATCTGATCTGGAGACAGCAGAGTATTCCGGAAGCTTTAGAGCAATCTATTGTGATGATTTCTAGACGTGTTCACCATGCTATTACCAACCCCCCTGATGGTCGCAATGTAACAGAGTGGTGCAAGAAGGAAGCCTGCTGGAAAAGTATCAAAACAATTAGTATTGAATTGCCATTCAAAGGATTAAATGGAAATCACTAA
- a CDS encoding Uma2 family endonuclease, with protein sequence MTQQLLEKADQVTVYPDRTWEQFKHIQKGLEGVANVRLSYYNGTIEILMPGENHEFFKTIIGFLIELFLMQRGVEFIPAGSMTQEKEGTASAQADESYWVSQKKPVPDLAIEVVFTNRVNKLERYQALGVAEVWFWEDGVFTLYHLRSGGYERIQRSELPELRDLDIDLLSRCVLMAETSRVEAYNEFRREISQ encoded by the coding sequence ATGACACAGCAACTACTTGAAAAAGCTGACCAGGTAACGGTTTACCCCGATCGCACCTGGGAACAGTTCAAGCACATTCAAAAAGGCTTGGAAGGCGTTGCCAATGTCAGGTTGTCTTACTACAACGGCACGATTGAGATTCTGATGCCCGGAGAAAATCACGAATTTTTCAAAACCATTATTGGGTTTCTGATAGAACTGTTTCTTATGCAGCGTGGCGTTGAGTTCATCCCCGCCGGGTCAATGACTCAAGAGAAAGAAGGAACCGCTTCAGCCCAGGCTGACGAATCTTACTGGGTTTCTCAAAAGAAGCCGGTGCCCGACCTGGCGATCGAAGTGGTATTCACCAACCGCGTCAATAAACTGGAGCGATATCAGGCGCTAGGGGTTGCCGAAGTCTGGTTCTGGGAAGACGGCGTTTTCACCCTCTATCACTTGCGATCGGGCGGCTATGAGCGAATTCAGCGCAGCGAACTTCCCGAACTGCGGGATCTAGACATTGACTTGTTAAGCCGATGCGTCCTCATGGCTGAAACCTCCAGAGTCGAAGCTTACAACGAGTTTCGGAGAGAAATTAGCCAGTAG
- a CDS encoding plasmid replication protein, CyRepA1 family codes for MSKFIEANRRNGACEVCGDETGKCRRKNDIHLCMTYSDARKGQIENGFKCISNKNNGWATFKIDHSKEWSDEQKREWQAKNLQRRQQQQTEAAARQARSLPEVERDKQYRALLAELELHPEDRADLVRRGFTQEQIDLCGFKSVERYQQLQGRYNDLLPGVGVGGRQLVNFDAGYLCPIRNKDGLIVACQVRLRHLRDGEKNRYRWLTSATKNRPDGQTSHLYPQQAEGAAPQGELPIAVSRPSDAPIGIGLVEGTGAKPFLTSQRLNLLIISAAGGLFASSPKFFQEALEAASNELGKAKEIILYPDAGDVQNRHVMDRWGKLYALLKSWEYSLKIAWWGQVSKDNKDIDELPASDYNRIQFIEFDQFRAIAVEHGGVKLTRQATLKQAQQSLQSLQAEIDERNYQSLSRLTREPWKRINTSNLDLEALGLERNAIYVICSAKGTGKTEALIPFVPQFSNVYAWFNRIALGREETERIGLIWKDDMKSFAGTLKVGFCSNSAHQFNPRLLQTNGLLLGDEFDQLADHNFGDTCNKGGVRPMILSSLKAQIHAALAGGGLCLFMSADITDKDVEYIERLAPPETPVRLIVNDYRPKLGEVRFDESKTPDRLISELLQQLEKGQPCFVIDDLKSGIRGCKSIAEYIRRLHPEWAKEILEINGDTSGDPQVIESLRVINKASEKFRLICCSPSVVSGISIQNGRFSKGVFGFFNGILVVSQASQAIARNRGAKLIRVWAAERGVAFAANRSTDPAEIKAWYQRNYQANCKHLLSFGAEYNPMTSEWDSPHFDLFCKNAAYRNACMTQFRQRFKERLKEEGYEVKTTHKGGDKFTEAGLQAAWWDIKVSRAHAIANAELLSESELNRLLNAPKAPDPIEQLSIEKTLLLRRFGQELIDKTVYEYKSGELRETFTGFVGIALKNERGQYARQLEAFYLLQADVSEAIAKDLAPEERQMKETGERFGGDVRWHTRQKRTREWLKVPDYLKPERWYYPGDLAQLGDQSRQQPGEVKDSLNLSTANLYDGQIYTELLGQLGLETEWEWQTSAEGNRYKRRRISKQSWEYAQMYVRYRESQKDLQADSTESMKPRIAPATGLESESDHPPHNFLSKASLGGDQAENFQESDSPPIESSSIVETLSEATSSASSGSNSPTKDLQFSKNEVFYAVCLIEVCQSLQAFSRMGQEVFKGKSANFWHCVFQFLSPEMRERVFGWFNTLSPLSSEVT; via the coding sequence ATGAGCAAATTCATCGAAGCCAACCGCCGCAACGGAGCTTGTGAAGTTTGTGGCGACGAGACTGGCAAGTGCCGACGCAAAAATGACATTCACTTGTGCATGACCTACAGCGATGCCCGCAAAGGTCAAATTGAGAATGGATTCAAGTGCATCAGCAACAAAAACAACGGCTGGGCAACCTTCAAAATTGACCACTCCAAAGAGTGGTCAGACGAGCAAAAACGGGAATGGCAAGCCAAAAACCTTCAGAGGAGGCAGCAGCAACAGACCGAGGCAGCAGCACGACAGGCGCGATCTCTACCTGAAGTCGAGCGAGACAAACAGTATCGAGCGTTACTAGCAGAACTTGAACTGCACCCAGAGGATCGAGCGGATTTAGTCCGTAGAGGCTTCACCCAAGAACAAATTGATTTGTGTGGCTTCAAGTCTGTTGAGCGATACCAACAGCTTCAGGGACGTTATAACGACCTGCTACCAGGGGTGGGAGTTGGCGGTCGCCAGCTCGTTAATTTTGACGCAGGCTATCTCTGCCCAATTCGCAACAAAGATGGTTTGATCGTCGCCTGCCAGGTTCGCCTCCGACACCTGCGAGATGGTGAAAAGAACCGCTATCGCTGGCTCACCAGTGCTACGAAAAATCGCCCTGATGGGCAAACTTCTCACCTTTATCCCCAGCAAGCTGAAGGAGCTGCGCCTCAAGGCGAACTACCAATTGCCGTTTCTCGCCCCAGTGATGCACCGATCGGGATTGGTCTGGTCGAGGGTACTGGAGCAAAGCCTTTTCTGACCAGCCAGCGGCTAAACCTACTCATCATCAGTGCCGCTGGTGGTCTGTTCGCCAGTTCGCCAAAATTTTTTCAAGAAGCTCTAGAAGCTGCCTCAAACGAACTGGGAAAAGCCAAGGAAATTATCCTCTACCCCGATGCTGGTGACGTTCAGAATCGTCATGTGATGGACCGATGGGGCAAACTATATGCCCTACTGAAATCATGGGAATACAGCCTCAAAATCGCCTGGTGGGGGCAAGTCAGCAAAGACAATAAAGATATTGATGAGCTGCCGGCATCCGATTACAACCGCATCCAATTCATTGAGTTTGACCAGTTTAGAGCGATCGCTGTCGAGCATGGTGGTGTTAAACTAACCCGGCAAGCCACTCTCAAACAGGCTCAGCAATCACTTCAAAGCCTTCAGGCAGAGATTGACGAGCGGAATTATCAGAGCTTATCGCGGTTGACTCGTGAACCCTGGAAACGGATTAACACCTCCAACCTTGACTTAGAGGCATTAGGATTGGAGCGAAATGCAATCTATGTTATCTGCTCTGCAAAAGGCACAGGCAAAACAGAAGCATTGATCCCCTTTGTACCGCAGTTCTCCAATGTCTATGCATGGTTCAACCGAATTGCATTGGGTCGGGAGGAGACCGAACGGATTGGATTGATATGGAAGGACGACATGAAATCCTTCGCAGGCACCCTGAAGGTAGGTTTCTGCTCTAACTCAGCCCATCAATTCAACCCACGCTTGCTCCAGACAAATGGATTGCTATTGGGTGATGAATTTGACCAGTTAGCGGACCATAACTTTGGTGATACCTGCAACAAAGGTGGGGTACGACCAATGATTCTTTCAAGTTTGAAAGCTCAAATCCATGCAGCTCTTGCAGGCGGAGGACTCTGCCTGTTTATGAGTGCTGACATTACAGACAAGGATGTAGAGTATATTGAACGACTCGCTCCCCCTGAAACGCCAGTCCGTCTAATCGTTAATGATTACCGACCAAAGCTCGGTGAGGTTCGATTTGATGAGTCCAAAACACCAGATCGGCTAATCAGTGAGCTTCTACAGCAGTTAGAAAAAGGGCAGCCCTGCTTTGTAATTGATGACTTGAAGTCGGGAATCAGGGGCTGCAAATCGATCGCTGAGTACATTCGTCGCCTACACCCTGAGTGGGCAAAGGAAATTCTAGAAATTAACGGGGATACGAGCGGAGATCCTCAAGTGATCGAGTCCTTACGGGTTATTAACAAAGCCAGCGAGAAATTTAGGCTTATTTGTTGCAGTCCCAGTGTCGTTAGTGGCATCAGCATCCAGAATGGGCGCTTTTCCAAAGGTGTCTTTGGCTTCTTCAACGGAATTCTAGTTGTATCGCAAGCATCACAGGCGATCGCCCGTAACCGAGGAGCAAAGCTTATTCGAGTATGGGCAGCCGAACGAGGAGTAGCCTTTGCAGCCAATCGCTCCACAGACCCAGCAGAAATCAAGGCATGGTATCAGCGTAACTACCAAGCCAATTGCAAGCACCTCCTTAGCTTTGGAGCAGAGTACAACCCAATGACAAGTGAATGGGATTCTCCTCACTTCGACCTATTCTGCAAAAATGCCGCATACCGAAATGCCTGCATGACTCAGTTTCGTCAGCGGTTCAAGGAGCGATTGAAAGAGGAAGGCTATGAAGTCAAAACAACACACAAAGGAGGAGACAAGTTCACTGAAGCGGGTCTGCAAGCAGCATGGTGGGATATCAAAGTTTCTCGCGCTCACGCCATTGCGAATGCAGAACTGTTGTCTGAAAGTGAACTAAACCGCCTCTTAAACGCTCCTAAAGCACCTGACCCAATCGAACAGCTTTCGATCGAGAAAACCTTACTCTTGAGACGGTTTGGTCAGGAACTGATTGATAAAACCGTCTATGAGTACAAATCAGGGGAGTTAAGGGAAACCTTTACTGGATTTGTTGGTATAGCCCTGAAAAACGAGCGAGGGCAGTATGCGAGGCAATTGGAGGCTTTCTATCTGTTGCAAGCCGATGTATCTGAGGCGATCGCCAAAGATCTTGCACCAGAAGAACGGCAGATGAAAGAAACGGGCGAACGATTTGGGGGCGATGTTCGCTGGCACACTCGCCAAAAAAGAACACGAGAGTGGCTAAAGGTGCCCGACTACCTCAAACCGGAGCGATGGTACTACCCGGGTGACTTGGCACAATTAGGAGACCAGTCGCGACAACAGCCAGGCGAAGTAAAAGACTCACTAAACCTGAGCACAGCCAATCTCTATGATGGTCAGATTTACACCGAATTGTTAGGGCAGCTTGGGCTGGAGACAGAATGGGAGTGGCAAACCAGCGCTGAGGGCAATCGCTATAAACGCCGTCGCATCAGCAAGCAATCCTGGGAATACGCTCAGATGTATGTTCGTTATCGAGAGTCACAGAAGGATCTGCAAGCAGATTCTACAGAATCAATGAAACCAAGAATCGCTCCAGCCACCGGTTTGGAAAGTGAATCTGATCACCCTCCCCATAACTTTCTTAGTAAAGCCAGTTTGGGGGGTGATCAGGCTGAGAACTTTCAGGAATCTGATTCACCTCCTATTGAATCTTCTTCTATCGTAGAAACCTTGTCTGAAGCCACTTCTTCAGCAAGTTCTGGTTCAAATTCTCCCACCAAAGATCTTCAGTTTAGTAAGAACGAAGTTTTCTACGCTGTGTGTTTAATAGAGGTTTGCCAGTCTTTGCAAGCGTTCTCCCGAATGGGCCAGGAGGTT
- a CDS encoding PD-(D/E)XK motif protein, whose amino-acid sequence MIVQDTWTLLQEDSVNVDSGYISRRFLPEVPYDVYLAIEKPSNTRLLMIRVNASSAGRSTAYPASSGFEVRRAVLQGDSPANITLQLVLINSRYSDIFTVLVQDIIDHLASINDERIAVTAFIERLQRWQIFLEKHNPEGLSEEAQQGLYGELWCLRQLVIPSFGVQGVRCWTGPHRDAQDFQFNNLAIEVKTTATKQPEKLAISNEHQLDNTSGKTLILLHLALDARHGEGETLPEMVESIRLIVDSELAFRKAFEALLFEAGYLNSHSARYEQSRYTERGRSYFKVEEGFPRIIGSNLQPGIAEVRYTIKISHCKQFSVSEFEFLSLLGGKNE is encoded by the coding sequence GTGATAGTTCAAGATACCTGGACACTACTACAGGAAGACTCAGTCAACGTAGACTCTGGCTACATTAGTCGTCGGTTTTTGCCTGAGGTTCCATACGATGTCTACCTGGCCATTGAGAAGCCTTCTAATACACGATTGCTTATGATTCGGGTAAATGCTTCATCAGCAGGAAGAAGCACTGCTTACCCAGCTTCAAGTGGTTTTGAGGTCAGGCGTGCAGTACTGCAAGGAGACAGTCCTGCTAATATCACCCTTCAACTTGTGCTCATCAACTCTCGATACAGCGACATTTTTACCGTTCTAGTACAGGATATTATCGACCACCTTGCTTCCATTAATGATGAAAGAATTGCCGTAACTGCTTTCATTGAGCGTTTACAACGCTGGCAGATATTTCTAGAGAAACATAATCCCGAGGGATTGAGTGAAGAAGCACAACAAGGACTGTATGGTGAACTTTGGTGTCTTCGTCAGCTAGTAATCCCGAGCTTTGGAGTTCAGGGAGTACGATGCTGGACTGGTCCCCATCGAGATGCACAGGACTTCCAATTCAATAATCTTGCTATTGAAGTAAAAACTACTGCTACAAAACAACCTGAAAAATTAGCTATTTCAAACGAACATCAACTTGATAATACATCTGGAAAAACTCTTATTCTGCTACATCTTGCTCTTGATGCAAGGCATGGAGAAGGAGAAACCCTTCCAGAAATGGTTGAAAGTATCAGACTGATTGTTGACAGTGAGCTAGCTTTTAGAAAAGCATTTGAAGCTCTTTTGTTTGAAGCTGGTTATCTTAACAGCCACTCTGCACGCTACGAGCAATCTAGGTATACAGAAAGAGGAAGAAGCTACTTCAAAGTTGAAGAGGGCTTCCCCAGAATTATTGGGTCGAATCTACAACCTGGAATTGCAGAGGTACGCTACACAATCAAAATATCCCACTGCAAACAATTCTCTGTTTCAGAATTTGAGTTCTTGTCTCTGCTTGGAGGCAAGAATGAGTGA
- a CDS encoding MerR family transcriptional regulator, protein MDDFTRQETIVLTGTTSSRLAYLDRSRVVVPQKYGNPKKPTVLYTWEQVLEIRAISHLRQKISLQTIRKIIHFLEDGGFDDSLRDKHLVSVNDEIYWVLPDWSDMPNVMKVAGKKSTNPGQLVLFTIPSLADVVDDVWKSAQSSKIIDFQSFRQRAKFSPPETTIVRAV, encoded by the coding sequence ATGGATGACTTTACCAGGCAAGAAACTATAGTCCTTACCGGAACTACATCTAGTCGCCTTGCGTATCTGGATAGATCCAGGGTGGTTGTTCCTCAGAAGTATGGAAACCCTAAGAAGCCTACAGTTTTATACACCTGGGAACAGGTTTTAGAAATACGAGCGATCAGCCATCTTCGACAAAAAATTTCTTTGCAAACAATCCGTAAGATCATTCATTTTCTTGAAGATGGCGGTTTTGATGACAGCCTGCGAGATAAACACCTTGTTTCTGTGAACGATGAGATTTACTGGGTGCTTCCTGACTGGTCTGATATGCCTAATGTGATGAAGGTTGCAGGAAAAAAGAGTACAAATCCTGGTCAGCTTGTACTTTTCACGATTCCTTCACTAGCTGATGTTGTTGACGATGTCTGGAAGTCGGCTCAAAGCTCAAAAATAATTGATTTCCAAAGTTTCAGGCAACGGGCCAAGTTCTCACCGCCTGAAACAACCATAGTGAGAGCCGTTTAG
- a CDS encoding Uma2 family endonuclease: protein MYATTVTKPLTFEEFLDWDDGSGRDFELIDGIPVPLSEPNANHEDLIQRLCSYLENHCQENNLPLVPRQSKQIRLKIGIEEKERSRKADIVVFNQEEWQRMKALSISAAAYTAPPGVIEVVSNNWKDDYLTKLAEYEDLGISEYFIIDYAAFGGIRYIGSPKQPTITIYQLEEGEYLPGKVYRGQDKIESRLFPNLTLTAEQIFAMSR, encoded by the coding sequence ATGTACGCAACCACCGTCACAAAACCACTGACGTTTGAGGAGTTCCTGGACTGGGACGACGGTTCAGGCAGAGATTTTGAGCTAATTGATGGGATTCCCGTGCCACTATCTGAACCAAACGCCAACCACGAGGATCTGATCCAGCGGTTGTGTTCCTACCTCGAAAACCATTGCCAGGAGAACAATCTACCTTTAGTGCCTCGGCAATCTAAACAAATTCGACTAAAGATAGGGATAGAAGAGAAAGAGCGAAGCCGGAAAGCCGACATTGTCGTGTTCAACCAGGAAGAATGGCAACGGATGAAGGCTCTCTCGATCTCGGCTGCCGCATACACTGCACCACCAGGTGTCATCGAAGTCGTCAGCAACAACTGGAAAGACGACTACTTGACCAAACTGGCTGAGTATGAGGATTTGGGCATCTCAGAATACTTCATCATCGACTACGCAGCCTTCGGCGGTATTCGGTATATTGGTTCGCCCAAGCAGCCAACAATTACTATTTATCAACTTGAAGAAGGAGAATATCTACCCGGAAAAGTTTATCGGGGACAAGACAAAATTGAGTCTCGGCTATTCCCAAACCTAACCCTGACCGCCGAACAGATTTTTGCCATGAGTCGGTAG